In one window of Maribacter sp. BPC-D8 DNA:
- a CDS encoding NAD(P)-dependent oxidoreductase, with translation MKNPTIGFIGLGLMGANMVENLQKRGFQLNVMDLNKDAVATVIARGNAKEAASPKELAENSDIIMFCLTTSAVVEKIVYGENGILEGIKEGAVLIDFGTSIPASTQKIGKDLAAKGAGMIDAPLGRTPAHAKDGLLNIMAAGDKDTFEKVKPILDQQGEHVFHLGPLGAGHTTKLINNFMGMTTVVAMSQAFAAAKLAGVDGQQLFDIMSSGPSNSPFMKFCKNYAVDNVSDLGFSIANANKDLGYFVQMMDDLGTKSKVASATSASLQAAFDDGMASANVPEIFDYFVKLKK, from the coding sequence ATGAAAAACCCTACTATTGGATTTATAGGACTCGGCCTAATGGGCGCCAACATGGTTGAGAACCTACAAAAAAGAGGTTTCCAACTAAATGTAATGGACCTTAACAAAGATGCAGTAGCAACTGTTATCGCTCGCGGTAATGCTAAAGAAGCTGCCTCTCCAAAAGAATTAGCAGAAAATAGTGACATTATCATGTTCTGTTTAACGACTTCTGCTGTTGTAGAAAAAATCGTTTACGGTGAAAATGGTATTCTTGAGGGTATTAAAGAAGGTGCTGTTTTAATTGATTTTGGAACATCAATTCCTGCATCTACGCAGAAAATTGGTAAAGACCTTGCTGCAAAAGGCGCTGGTATGATCGATGCTCCGCTTGGTCGTACACCGGCTCACGCAAAAGACGGATTGCTAAACATTATGGCTGCTGGCGATAAAGATACCTTTGAAAAGGTAAAACCTATATTAGATCAACAAGGGGAACATGTATTTCATTTAGGACCTTTAGGTGCAGGCCATACTACAAAGTTGATTAATAACTTTATGGGTATGACTACCGTTGTAGCAATGTCACAAGCTTTTGCAGCGGCTAAACTTGCTGGTGTAGATGGGCAACAACTTTTCGATATTATGTCTTCTGGACCATCGAATTCACCGTTCATGAAGTTTTGTAAAAACTACGCAGTAGATAATGTAAGTGATTTAGGTTTTTCTATCGCCAATGCGAATAAAGATTTAGGCTATTTTGTACAGATGATGGATGATCTTGGTACAAAATCTAAGGTTGCTTCTGCTACATCTGCTAGCCTACAGGCTGCTTTCGATGATGGTATGGCAAGTGCAAATGTTCCTGAAATTTTTGATTATTTTGTTAAGTTGAAAAAATAA